One part of the Flavobacteriales bacterium genome encodes these proteins:
- a CDS encoding TolC family protein, whose amino-acid sequence DLDRADKQQMLQVKARQSINSWETTLEQFRLYSRTVQDYAGLLAGERQLFESGESSLFLVNRRELGYISAQIKRNEILTKNRMASLKTEYQLGILSTNFIESP is encoded by the coding sequence GACCTCGACAGGGCCGATAAACAACAGATGCTTCAGGTCAAGGCCCGTCAATCGATCAATTCATGGGAGACCACGCTGGAGCAATTCCGACTCTATTCACGCACCGTGCAGGACTATGCCGGACTTCTGGCCGGTGAGCGACAGCTTTTCGAATCCGGTGAGAGTTCCTTATTCTTGGTCAACAGAAGGGAATTGGGATACATCTCGGCCCAGATCAAACGGAATGAGATTCTTACCAAGAATCGCATGGCCAGTTTGAAGACCGAGTATCAACTAGGTATATTGAGTACGAATTTCATTGAATCACCATGA
- a CDS encoding fatty acid hydroxylase has translation MAVTHKPQPGQGRMFENDILEALSKTSAVVAYTYYPAVVLGMVAVNLFYHQIHWLTVLGMYVWGIVFFTFFEYIVHRYLYHIDDSGSERMKRFAERYHGIHHEYPQDKERLIMPPLVWTLFAAFLLGLAYLIGGETAFSFIAGLITGYLGYIFVHYQVHTSNPPKWLKSRMIHHARHHYQYEDKAFGVSTMFWDKVFGTMPPEK, from the coding sequence AAACCCCAGCCCGGTCAAGGAAGGATGTTCGAGAACGACATCCTCGAAGCCCTGTCCAAGACCTCAGCTGTAGTCGCCTATACCTATTACCCTGCTGTGGTATTGGGAATGGTGGCGGTCAATTTATTCTATCATCAGATCCATTGGCTGACCGTATTGGGTATGTACGTGTGGGGGATCGTCTTCTTCACCTTCTTCGAGTACATCGTACACCGCTATCTCTATCACATCGATGATAGCGGAAGTGAACGTATGAAGCGTTTCGCAGAACGCTATCACGGTATCCATCACGAATATCCGCAGGACAAGGAGCGATTGATCATGCCGCCCTTGGTATGGACGCTGTTTGCAGCCTTCTTATTGGGTCTGGCCTACCTCATCGGTGGGGAAACTGCCTTCTCCTTTATCGCGGGGCTCATTACGGGATATCTCGGATACATCTTCGTACACTACCAGGTACACACGAGCAATCCTCCCAAATGGCTCAAGTCGCGTATGATCCATCATGCCCGGCATCACTATCAGTATGAAGACAAGGCCTTTGGTGTGAGTACCATGTTCTGGGACAAGGTATTTGGCACCATGCCTCCTGAGAAGTGA
- a CDS encoding tetratricopeptide repeat protein, translated as MKHILLSICLLIATSMTGQFITQTQSPRLTAIQIIQEADNLLRTGRTQEALLAYTSAINMDYSFAEAYMKRARLYQLLGQTYEAMKDYDRALELNPYSEYVFDQRAKLRMMAMDYKGALEDLDQAIAIAPENNEIRAVRVDDYMALGEYESALADIDTLIARGFQVEHEYEKQALIRFLQGDYIDAEQSIEMALEVNPYSSIAHDVQGLIHLKRQDYEQAIAAFTRAITFNAQFALAYYNRAVAYHYAGDRDKAIADLNSAMEIRKELPNVYFARAIIKKEMGDMEGALEDYEQAHLADSSFTQALYNRAYTYQLMGDYSNAMRDAQQIIAQDDDSAEYWNLKGNIHLLFGEYNEAIEAYTTALRNDMDYMESRYNRGMAYIMSYRPIQGCIDLEISLENGYEKAKDAIRYFCGY; from the coding sequence ATGAAACACATTCTCCTCTCAATCTGTCTCTTGATCGCTACCTCCATGACTGGGCAATTCATTACTCAGACCCAATCCCCTCGTCTGACCGCCATCCAGATCATCCAAGAGGCTGATAACCTGTTGCGCACAGGGCGTACACAGGAAGCGCTCTTGGCCTATACCAGTGCCATCAATATGGACTACAGCTTTGCCGAGGCCTATATGAAAAGAGCACGGCTTTATCAACTGCTCGGTCAGACGTACGAGGCCATGAAAGACTATGACCGCGCCTTGGAGCTCAATCCTTACAGTGAGTATGTATTCGACCAAAGGGCCAAACTACGGATGATGGCCATGGACTATAAAGGCGCACTCGAGGATCTGGACCAGGCCATCGCTATTGCACCTGAGAATAATGAGATCCGGGCGGTACGGGTGGATGACTATATGGCATTGGGAGAATACGAGAGCGCCCTGGCCGATATAGACACCTTGATAGCCCGTGGATTCCAAGTGGAGCATGAGTATGAGAAGCAGGCCCTCATCCGATTCCTCCAAGGAGACTATATCGATGCCGAGCAGAGCATAGAGATGGCCCTAGAGGTCAATCCCTACTCCTCCATTGCACATGATGTGCAGGGATTGATCCATTTGAAACGACAGGACTACGAGCAGGCCATTGCCGCTTTCACCCGGGCCATCACATTCAATGCCCAGTTCGCCTTGGCCTACTACAACCGGGCCGTAGCCTATCACTATGCCGGGGATCGGGACAAGGCCATAGCTGATCTGAACAGCGCCATGGAGATACGCAAGGAATTACCCAATGTCTACTTCGCACGGGCCATCATCAAAAAGGAGATGGGAGATATGGAGGGGGCCCTGGAGGATTATGAGCAGGCCCATCTGGCAGATAGCAGCTTTACTCAGGCTCTCTATAACCGGGCCTACACCTATCAGCTCATGGGAGACTATTCCAATGCCATGCGGGATGCCCAGCAGATCATCGCACAGGATGACGATTCGGCCGAGTACTGGAATTTAAAGGGAAATATCCATCTGCTTTTCGGGGAATACAATGAGGCCATCGAGGCCTATACCACAGCACTGCGTAACGATATGGACTATATGGAATCCCGATACAACCGCGGAATGGCCTACATCATGAGCTATCGACCCATTCAAGGGTGCATCGACTTGGAGATCAGCCTGGAGAATGGCTATGAGAAGGCCAAGGATGCCATTCGGTATTTCTGTGGGTATTGA